In the genome of Thermodesulfobacteriota bacterium, one region contains:
- a CDS encoding response regulator, with translation MGKKVLSVDDDPDIRLFVTTVLEENGYTPLTATNGEEGLETIKKERPDLVTLDVLMPRQSGIKMYRELKTDDSLKNIPVIILSGIARRTFLRSQEALTEFGSENVPEPEAYLEKPVEPEELAEMIKKIIG, from the coding sequence ATGGGCAAAAAGGTACTTTCTGTGGACGACGATCCTGATATAAGATTATTTGTCACCACAGTTCTGGAGGAAAACGGCTATACGCCTTTAACCGCAACAAACGGAGAAGAGGGTCTTGAAACAATAAAAAAAGAAAGGCCGGACCTGGTCACGCTCGATGTTTTGATGCCAAGACAAAGCGGAATTAAGATGTATCGAGAGCTAAAGACAGACGACTCGTTGAAAAATATTCCCGTTATCATACTATCCGGTATCGCCAGGCGGACATTTCTCCGCTCCCAGGAGGCTTTGACTGAATTCGGCAGTGAAAATGTACCGGAGCCTGAAGCCTATCTGGAAAAGCCGGTCGAACCGGAAGAACTGGCTGAAATGATAAAAAAAATAATCGGCTGA